From Novosphingobium decolorationis, one genomic window encodes:
- a CDS encoding aldose epimerase family protein, producing the protein MSTAAMALAATGALPALAAEASQDTAGTLDDGTKVTSVTLTGADGVSVTILSFGATLWKFMAPDRDGELADITLGYDDLQLFKDKPNFWGATVGRYANRIDHGRFTLDGTAYQLPQNDGENSLHGGGKGFDVQNWKVEKVSSGKVARAIFTRTSPDGEAGYPGTVQARVTYTLDDHGSLQIAFDATTDKPTVINMTNHAIFNMAGEGAPQGAMGNVLTVPASHYTPVSETLIPTGELAAVEGTPFDFRAGKAMEEGLRDGTDQQIVYGRGVDHNFALDKGLTKTPELAARLSDPESGRVLEVLTTEPGLQVYSGNFLDGTFLGKHGHLYRMGDGIALEPQKFPDAPNHSNFVSARVDPGTPYRHVMVYRVSVER; encoded by the coding sequence ATGTCGACCGCGGCGATGGCGCTTGCCGCCACGGGCGCGTTGCCTGCCCTCGCCGCCGAGGCGAGCCAGGACACCGCGGGCACGCTGGACGACGGCACCAAGGTGACTTCGGTCACGCTGACCGGCGCGGACGGCGTCTCGGTCACGATCCTCTCCTTCGGCGCGACCTTGTGGAAGTTCATGGCGCCTGACCGTGACGGCGAACTTGCCGACATCACGCTGGGCTATGACGACCTCCAGCTGTTCAAGGACAAACCCAACTTCTGGGGCGCCACGGTCGGCCGCTACGCGAACCGCATCGACCACGGCCGCTTCACCCTCGACGGCACGGCCTACCAGCTTCCCCAGAACGACGGCGAAAACTCGCTGCACGGCGGCGGCAAGGGCTTCGACGTGCAGAACTGGAAGGTCGAGAAGGTCTCCTCGGGCAAGGTCGCGCGCGCGATCTTTACCCGTACCAGCCCCGACGGCGAGGCCGGCTATCCCGGAACTGTCCAGGCCCGCGTGACGTACACCCTCGATGACCACGGCTCGCTCCAGATCGCGTTCGACGCGACCACCGACAAGCCGACCGTGATCAACATGACCAACCACGCCATCTTCAACATGGCGGGTGAAGGCGCACCGCAAGGCGCGATGGGCAACGTGCTCACGGTGCCCGCCAGCCACTACACCCCGGTCAGCGAGACCCTGATCCCGACCGGCGAACTCGCCGCGGTCGAAGGCACCCCGTTCGATTTCCGCGCGGGCAAGGCGATGGAAGAGGGTCTGCGCGACGGCACCGACCAGCAGATCGTCTATGGCCGCGGGGTTGACCACAACTTCGCGCTCGACAAGGGCCTCACCAAGACTCCCGAGCTTGCTGCACGGCTCTCCGATCCCGAATCGGGCCGCGTCCTCGAAGTGCTGACGACCGAACCGGGCCTCCAGGTTTACTCCGGCAATTTCCTTGACGGCACGTTCCTCGGCAAGCACGGCCACCTTTACCGCATGGGCGACGGCATTGCGCTTGAACCGCAGAAGTTCCCCGATGCGCCCAACCATTCCAACTTCGTCTCGGCCCGCGTCGATCCCGGCACGCCTTACCGGCATGTCATGGTCTATCGCGTTTCGGTCGAGCGTTGA
- a CDS encoding IlvD/Edd family dehydratase: MTDQTKPKLRSRAWFDNPENIDMTALYLERYLNFGISLEELRSGKPIIGIAQSGSDLSPCNRHHLVLAERVREGIREAGGIPMEFPVHPIQETGKRPGAALDRNLAYLGLVELLYGYPLDGVVLTIGCDKTTPAALMAAATVNIPAIALSVGPMLNGWHKGERTGSGTIVWKAREMLAAGKIDDEGFIKLVSSSAPSTGYCNTMGTATTMNSLTEALGMSLPGSAAIPAPYRDRQECAWRTGKRIVDMVHEDLKPSDILTLDAFHNAIRVNSAIGGSTNAPIHLAALARHVGVDLPLTDWEEKGHKIPLLVNLQPAGEYLGEDYYHAGGVPAVVAQLMGQGLINEDAITANGQTIGDNCRDATIEDDKVIKTFDAPLKKEAGFIVMTGNLFDQAIMKTSVISDEFRARYLSNPDDPEAFEGPAVVFDGPEDYHARIDDPSVGITTDTLLFMRGAGPIGYPGAAEVVNMRPPSYLITEGVGALPCIGDGRQSGTSGSPSILNASPEAAAMGGLALIQTGDRVRMDLRKGRVDVLISDEELSQRRADLEARGGYPYPASQTPWQEIQRGIVGQMNTGMILEGTEKFQRIHQTRGLPRDNH, from the coding sequence ATGACCGATCAGACCAAACCCAAGCTGCGTTCGCGCGCCTGGTTCGACAACCCCGAGAACATCGACATGACCGCGCTCTACCTGGAGCGCTACCTCAACTTCGGCATCAGCCTGGAGGAACTGCGCTCGGGCAAGCCGATCATCGGCATCGCCCAGTCGGGCAGCGACCTGTCGCCCTGCAACCGCCACCACCTGGTGCTGGCCGAGCGCGTGCGTGAAGGCATCCGCGAAGCGGGCGGTATTCCCATGGAATTCCCGGTCCACCCGATCCAGGAAACCGGCAAGCGTCCGGGCGCTGCGCTCGACCGCAACCTCGCCTACCTCGGCCTTGTCGAACTGCTCTACGGCTATCCGCTCGACGGCGTGGTGCTGACGATCGGCTGCGACAAGACCACGCCCGCCGCGCTGATGGCCGCCGCAACGGTCAACATTCCGGCCATCGCCCTGTCGGTCGGCCCGATGCTGAACGGCTGGCACAAGGGCGAGCGCACCGGCTCGGGCACGATCGTGTGGAAGGCCCGCGAGATGCTGGCCGCGGGCAAGATCGACGATGAGGGCTTCATCAAGCTCGTCTCCTCCTCGGCGCCCTCGACCGGCTACTGCAACACCATGGGCACGGCGACGACGATGAACTCGCTGACCGAGGCGCTGGGCATGTCCCTGCCCGGCTCGGCCGCGATCCCCGCGCCCTACCGCGACCGCCAGGAATGCGCATGGCGCACCGGCAAGCGCATCGTCGACATGGTGCACGAGGACCTCAAGCCCTCCGACATCCTGACGCTCGACGCCTTCCACAACGCGATCCGCGTCAACTCGGCCATCGGCGGCTCGACCAACGCGCCGATCCACCTGGCCGCACTGGCCCGCCACGTCGGCGTCGACCTGCCCCTCACCGACTGGGAGGAGAAGGGCCACAAGATCCCGCTGCTGGTGAACCTGCAGCCCGCTGGCGAGTACCTGGGCGAAGACTACTACCATGCGGGCGGCGTGCCTGCGGTCGTTGCCCAGCTCATGGGCCAGGGCCTCATCAACGAGGACGCGATCACCGCGAACGGCCAGACCATCGGCGACAACTGCCGCGACGCCACGATCGAGGACGACAAGGTCATCAAGACCTTCGACGCCCCGCTCAAGAAGGAAGCCGGCTTCATCGTCATGACCGGCAACCTGTTCGACCAGGCGATCATGAAGACCAGCGTGATCTCGGACGAATTCCGCGCACGCTACCTCTCGAACCCCGACGATCCGGAAGCCTTCGAAGGCCCGGCCGTGGTGTTCGACGGTCCTGAGGACTACCACGCGCGCATCGACGATCCCTCGGTCGGCATCACCACCGACACGCTGCTGTTCATGCGCGGCGCCGGCCCCATCGGCTATCCGGGTGCGGCCGAGGTCGTGAACATGCGTCCGCCCAGCTACCTCATCACCGAAGGCGTGGGCGCGCTCCCCTGCATCGGCGACGGACGCCAGTCGGGCACCTCGGGCAGCCCCTCGATCCTCAACGCCTCGCCCGAAGCGGCAGCGATGGGCGGCCTTGCCCTCATCCAGACCGGCGACCGCGTGCGCATGGACCTTCGCAAGGGCCGCGTCGACGTGCTCATTTCGGACGAGGAACTGAGCCAGCGCCGTGCCGACCTCGAAGCGCGCGGTGGCTACCCCTACCCCGCCTCGCAGACCCCCTGGCAGGAAATCCAGCGCGGGATCGTCGGCCAGATGAACACCGGCATGATCCTCGAGGGCACCGAGAAGTTCCAGCGCATCCACCAGACCCGTGGTCTGCCGCGCGACAACCACTGA
- a CDS encoding patatin-like phospholipase family protein, protein MVAARALGLDLALQGGGAHGAFTWGVLDRLLAEERIWISALSGASAGAANAAVFASGLVTGGREGAAAALARFWEAIHRSGRSAGPLLPMMEAFPATFEALSQMWSTMLGNVTLPSSPDMGARTQALLREVFAEHIDFAALRRPEAPRLFISATDVRTGNARIFENEELSSDVLLASACLPLLFPPVTIDGVDYWDGGYSANPPIFPLIQNSPNDDMLLVTINPMSRADTPRSAAEISNRLTEFSFNQTLIKDMRGLVLIQNEVGPLAFGKGLLARLRRLRVHEIHDEATLGAMPAGSKMMPVREVLEHLHDAGRDAADSWLAAHGEDLGRRGTADLATRYAP, encoded by the coding sequence ATGGTCGCAGCGCGGGCGCTTGGATTGGATCTGGCCTTGCAGGGCGGAGGCGCGCACGGCGCCTTTACCTGGGGGGTGCTCGACCGCCTGCTGGCCGAGGAGCGCATCTGGATCTCGGCCCTGAGCGGGGCGAGCGCCGGGGCGGCCAACGCCGCGGTCTTTGCCAGTGGGCTCGTCACCGGCGGGCGCGAGGGCGCGGCGGCGGCGCTTGCGCGTTTCTGGGAGGCGATCCACCGCTCGGGACGCAGCGCAGGGCCGCTGCTGCCGATGATGGAGGCCTTCCCGGCGACCTTCGAGGCGCTCTCGCAGATGTGGAGCACGATGCTGGGCAACGTCACCTTGCCCAGTTCGCCCGACATGGGGGCGCGCACGCAGGCTCTCCTGCGCGAGGTCTTTGCCGAGCATATCGACTTTGCGGCGCTGCGCCGGCCCGAGGCGCCCCGCCTGTTCATCTCGGCCACCGACGTGCGCACGGGAAACGCGCGCATCTTCGAGAACGAGGAGCTTTCAAGCGACGTGCTGCTGGCCTCGGCCTGTCTGCCGCTGCTCTTTCCGCCGGTCACCATCGACGGCGTGGACTACTGGGACGGGGGCTATAGCGCCAACCCGCCGATCTTTCCGCTGATCCAGAACAGTCCGAACGATGACATGCTGCTGGTCACGATCAACCCGATGTCGCGCGCAGACACCCCGCGAAGCGCGGCGGAGATCTCCAACCGGCTGACCGAGTTCTCGTTCAACCAGACCCTGATCAAGGACATGCGCGGGCTCGTGCTGATCCAGAACGAGGTCGGCCCGCTGGCGTTCGGCAAGGGCCTGCTGGCGCGCCTGCGGCGCCTGCGCGTCCATGAGATCCACGACGAGGCGACGCTGGGCGCGATGCCCGCGGGCTCCAAGATGATGCCCGTGCGCGAGGTGCTGGAGCACCTCCACGATGCCGGACGCGACGCGGCGGACAGCTGGCTGGCGGCGCATGGTGAGGACCTGGGACGGCGCGGCACGGCCGACCTGGCAACCCGCTACGCGCCCTGA
- a CDS encoding sensor domain-containing diguanylate cyclase — protein MQNGQRLSTHVGIWPALVGVAYFACAAIALKLTEGTDGIATVWPASGISISGLLLCRSAQRPAMFLAIALASFAANLYAQIPVVEIAAFTTANTLEAAIGYFCIREINRERETIYRPLSVVQFCIAALLTGTLSGAIASALTGAGLSIMFVSWATTVSLGIMIVVPLILNIAHGYSASLLRHPRLLLTPVLILATVAVVSYVVFHQSTFPLLFVPLMAVIIATYLIGPNGAMTSILIIAVIGSSLTLTDSGPIHLMRDRSPFAATLFMQFYLLVLLLSALPLAALLGARDRVITEVSRANRWLEMSEHFAHVGHWRLDLAKQKVFWSDEVFHIHGLEPGPNPPLEGAINYYHPDDRPKVEAFLAKLVETHEPFDFQARLFTVQGEERYVRSRGDVERNAAGDAVGLFGIFQDVTETTIANLRLAEARELAEKQADMAMLMAQTDALTGIANRRSALSFLETEMRHALEDGTPLSVAILDIDHFKSINDRYGHGTGDAVIRKTAALCSGAVRSSDMAGRIGGEEFVLILPGADSATAQNVGERVRVSIETADWGADGPDSVTASIGVATLKGTEGAEQLLAEADGALYRAKREGRNLLRAA, from the coding sequence ATGCAAAACGGCCAACGTCTTTCGACTCATGTGGGCATCTGGCCTGCCCTGGTCGGCGTTGCCTATTTTGCCTGTGCGGCCATCGCCCTCAAGCTGACCGAAGGCACCGATGGGATCGCCACCGTCTGGCCCGCGAGCGGCATTTCGATTTCCGGACTGCTCCTGTGCCGCTCCGCCCAGCGGCCGGCCATGTTCCTCGCCATCGCCCTCGCCAGCTTCGCGGCCAATCTCTATGCCCAGATCCCGGTCGTGGAGATCGCGGCCTTCACCACCGCGAACACGCTGGAAGCGGCCATCGGCTATTTCTGCATCCGGGAAATCAATCGCGAGCGCGAAACGATCTACAGACCCTTGAGCGTCGTGCAGTTCTGCATCGCCGCGCTCCTGACCGGCACGCTGAGCGGCGCCATTGCCTCGGCGCTGACGGGCGCGGGACTGTCGATCATGTTCGTCTCCTGGGCGACCACGGTGAGCCTTGGCATCATGATCGTGGTGCCCCTCATCCTCAACATTGCCCACGGATATTCCGCGAGCCTGCTGCGCCATCCGCGGCTTCTCCTCACGCCGGTCCTGATCCTCGCGACCGTTGCCGTCGTCAGCTATGTGGTGTTCCACCAGAGCACCTTCCCGCTGCTGTTCGTTCCGCTCATGGCGGTCATCATCGCGACCTACCTGATCGGCCCGAACGGCGCGATGACGAGCATCCTCATCATTGCCGTCATCGGCTCGAGCCTGACCCTGACCGACAGCGGGCCGATCCACCTGATGCGCGACCGCAGCCCCTTTGCGGCTACCTTGTTCATGCAGTTCTACCTGCTCGTACTGCTGCTTTCGGCGCTTCCGCTGGCCGCGCTCCTGGGCGCGCGCGACCGGGTCATCACCGAGGTCAGCCGCGCCAACCGCTGGCTGGAGATGTCCGAGCACTTTGCCCATGTCGGCCACTGGCGGCTCGATCTGGCCAAGCAGAAAGTGTTCTGGTCGGACGAGGTGTTTCACATCCACGGGCTGGAGCCGGGTCCCAACCCGCCGCTTGAGGGCGCGATCAACTACTACCATCCCGATGACCGACCCAAGGTGGAGGCCTTCCTCGCCAAGCTGGTGGAAACCCACGAGCCCTTCGATTTCCAGGCCCGCCTGTTCACCGTCCAGGGAGAGGAACGCTACGTGCGCAGCCGCGGCGATGTGGAGCGCAACGCCGCGGGCGATGCGGTGGGCCTGTTCGGGATCTTCCAGGATGTGACCGAGACCACGATTGCCAACCTGCGGCTGGCCGAGGCGCGCGAACTGGCCGAGAAGCAGGCGGACATGGCGATGCTCATGGCCCAGACCGATGCCCTCACCGGCATCGCCAACCGGCGCAGCGCGCTCAGCTTTCTGGAAACCGAGATGCGTCACGCGCTCGAAGACGGCACACCGCTCAGCGTCGCCATCCTCGACATCGACCATTTCAAGAGCATCAACGACCGCTACGGCCATGGCACGGGCGATGCGGTCATCCGCAAGACGGCCGCCCTGTGCAGCGGCGCGGTGCGCTCTTCCGACATGGCCGGACGCATTGGCGGCGAGGAATTCGTGCTGATCCTGCCGGGCGCCGACAGCGCCACCGCGCAGAACGTGGGGGAGCGGGTGCGCGTCTCCATCGAGACCGCGGACTGGGGCGCCGATGGCCCCGACTCGGTCACCGCCAGTATCGGGGTCGCCACGCTCAAGGGGACAGAAGGCGCCGAGCAGCTACTTGCCGAAGCGGACGGCGCCCTCTACCGGGCCAAGCGCGAAGGTCGCAACCTCCTGCGCGCCGCCTGA
- a CDS encoding Leu/Phe/Val dehydrogenase, with the protein MVVAATRSVPEECIRLEDPKAGLDGYIVIHSTARGPAAGGCRFWTYDAPEAALADAMRLAEGMSYKNASAELPLGGGKSVIRRPAGDFDRKALFEAFGEAVERLGGRYVTAEDVGTTIADMEAIATNTRHVAGRTARPGFAGGDPSPWTALGVFEAMKAAAKLRFGGSLAGTTVAVQGVGSVGGRLARLLAEEGAKLVLADIDGARASALAEELGAQLASIDTIAGIACDVFAPCALGGALDGATVAGLKAGLVCGAANNQLATPEMAQALAARSILYAPDYVVNAGGIINVAAEYLGESEDQVRGRVLAIGPRTAGILEMAEAEGLTSSAVADREAEAKMRRPEVAETA; encoded by the coding sequence ATGGTTGTCGCCGCCACGCGCAGCGTACCCGAAGAATGCATCCGCCTCGAAGATCCCAAGGCCGGTCTCGATGGCTACATCGTCATTCACTCCACCGCACGCGGCCCCGCGGCGGGCGGCTGCCGGTTCTGGACCTACGATGCCCCCGAGGCGGCGCTTGCCGACGCGATGCGCCTTGCCGAAGGCATGAGCTACAAGAACGCCTCGGCCGAACTGCCGCTGGGGGGCGGCAAGTCGGTGATCCGCCGTCCCGCCGGGGACTTCGACCGCAAGGCCCTGTTCGAAGCCTTCGGCGAGGCGGTCGAGCGCCTTGGCGGGCGGTATGTCACCGCCGAGGACGTGGGCACGACGATTGCCGACATGGAAGCCATCGCCACCAACACCCGCCACGTGGCCGGGCGTACGGCGCGTCCCGGCTTTGCGGGCGGCGATCCCTCGCCGTGGACGGCGCTGGGCGTGTTCGAGGCGATGAAGGCGGCGGCAAAGCTGCGCTTCGGCGGCTCGCTGGCGGGAACGACCGTGGCGGTGCAGGGCGTAGGCAGTGTGGGCGGTCGCCTCGCGCGTCTGCTTGCCGAGGAGGGTGCAAAGCTCGTCCTCGCCGATATCGACGGCGCGCGTGCGTCCGCGCTCGCCGAGGAACTGGGCGCGCAGCTGGCCTCGATCGACACCATTGCCGGGATCGCCTGCGATGTCTTCGCGCCCTGTGCGCTGGGCGGCGCGCTCGATGGTGCAACCGTCGCGGGCCTCAAGGCCGGGCTCGTGTGCGGGGCGGCCAACAACCAGCTTGCCACCCCCGAGATGGCGCAGGCGCTGGCGGCGCGTTCGATCCTCTACGCGCCCGACTACGTCGTGAACGCGGGCGGCATCATCAACGTGGCCGCCGAATACCTGGGTGAAAGCGAAGACCAGGTGCGTGGCCGCGTGCTGGCAATCGGGCCGCGCACGGCCGGGATCCTGGAGATGGCCGAGGCGGAAGGCCTGACCAGCTCGGCGGTCGCGGACCGTGAGGCGGAAGCCAAGATGCGCCGCCCCGAGGTCGCGGAAACCGCCTGA
- a CDS encoding Lrp/AsnC family transcriptional regulator, with protein sequence MTELDAYERKILRELQRDASQTTAQIAEKVGLSASPCWRRIDRLEREGVIVRRVAIIDREKVGLNAHVFVQVKLNAHGRANLDEFAAQIRDFPEVLDCYVMMGSIDFMIRVVAEDIKAYERFFFGKLSQLPGVQEVNSIVALSQIKSTTELPI encoded by the coding sequence ATGACCGAGCTTGACGCCTATGAGCGAAAAATTCTCCGCGAGCTGCAACGCGACGCCAGCCAGACCACGGCGCAGATCGCCGAGAAGGTGGGCCTGTCTGCATCCCCCTGCTGGCGGCGCATCGACCGGCTTGAACGCGAGGGCGTGATCGTGCGCCGCGTGGCCATCATCGACCGCGAGAAAGTGGGGCTCAACGCGCACGTCTTCGTGCAGGTCAAGCTCAACGCCCACGGCCGCGCCAACCTCGACGAGTTCGCCGCACAGATCCGCGACTTTCCCGAGGTGCTCGACTGCTACGTGATGATGGGCTCGATCGACTTCATGATCCGCGTCGTCGCCGAGGACATCAAGGCCTACGAGCGCTTCTTCTTCGGCAAGCTCTCGCAATTGCCCGGCGTGCAGGAAGTGAACTCGATCGTGGCGCTCTCGCAGATCAAGTCGACGACCGAGCTACCGATCTGA